In Mus caroli chromosome 9, CAROLI_EIJ_v1.1, whole genome shotgun sequence, a single window of DNA contains:
- the Tmem89 gene encoding transmembrane protein 89 produces the protein MLYTLLLVPSLFLLVMPVPCQGWSRPLWYQVGLDLQPWGCQPNSPDIWGCQPNSLDSCKNSLGCPGYWLGLGGNRIYPVAGVTITTTMLLVVSRVILHRWRAKVAKGQPPAVTSSSGKHWKEQPTVSDRTLILRVLHMLDAILLHIEGYLQGLDSQQQIQIKGSPPQSG, from the exons ATGCTGTACACATTGCTCTTAGTGCCATCGCTGTTCCTGTTGGTGATGCCTGTCCCTTGCCAAGGCTGGTCTAGGCCCCTCTGGTACCAAGTAGGGCTGGACTTACAGCCCTGGGGCTGCCAGCCAAACAGTCCGGATATCTGGGGCTGCCAGCCAAACAGCCtggatagctgcaagaacagtcTGGGTTGCCCTGGCTACTGGTTGGGCCTGGGAGGAAATCGCATCTACCCTGTGGCTGGggtcaccatcaccactaccatgTTGCTGGTTGTCAGCCGTGTGATACTGCACCGATGGCGAGCTAAGGTTGCTAAGGGTCAG CCCCCAGCAGTAACCTCAAGCTCCGGCAAACACTGGAAAGAACAGCCCACTGTCTCAGACCGCACTCTGATCCTCAGGGTCCTACACATGCTGGACGCCATCCTGCTCCACATTGAGGGCTACCTGCAGGGGCTGGATTCCCAACAACAAATTCAAATAAAAGGGTCTCCCCCTCAGTCTGGGTGA